From Apium graveolens cultivar Ventura chromosome 9, ASM990537v1, whole genome shotgun sequence, the proteins below share one genomic window:
- the LOC141684032 gene encoding B-box zinc finger protein 18-like produces MRRSSSFRIMRTVCDVCESAAALVFCAADEASLCRSCDEKVHMCNKLASRHVRVGLADPIAVPRCDICENEPAFFYCETDGSSLCLQCDMLIHVGSKRNHARYLFFRQRVEFPGDNASQAEELNLKLEGDSKNKMGLNQSSKPISSENQENNGIPKVPNSNATNRGTMFDLNVKPQKNNGEGSNHQEP; encoded by the exons ATGAGACGATCGAGTAGTTTTAGAATCATGCGTACTGTTTGCGATGTTTGTGAGAGCGCTGCTGCTTTGGTCTTCTGTGCTGCCGACGAGGCCTCCCTCTGCCGTTCCTGCGATGAAAAG GTTCACATGTGTAATAAGCTTGCTAGTCGGCATGTGAGAGTTGGGCTTGCAGACCCTATCGCTGTTCCTCGTTGTGATATATGTGAAAACGAACCTG CATTTTTCTACTGCGAGACAGACGGAAGTTCTCTTTGTTTGCAATGTGATATGTTGATACATGTTGGAAGTAAAAGAAACCATGCAAGATATCTCTTTTTCAGGCAGAGAGTTGAG TTTCCAGGAGATAACGCTTCTCAAGCGGAGGAGTTAAACTTGAAACTAGAGGGTGATAGTAAGAACAAGATGGGACTGAATCAGTCATCCAAACCGATTTCTTCAGAGAATCAGGAAAACAATGGCATCCCCAAGGTTCCGAATTCTAATGCCACTAATAGGGGAACTATGTTTGATCTAAATGTCAAGCCACAGAAGAACAACGGTGAAGGCTCAAATCATCAG GAACCCTAG